The Pirellulimonas nuda genome includes a region encoding these proteins:
- a CDS encoding GNAT family N-acetyltransferase has translation MSEKPAPAVKVRRWKAADIPALLACQKASYPNISIESLQDDRKLKMQLAAFPEGQLLVEADGKIVGYATSLIVQLDDDSPWYSYDEITGVGTFSTHTPSGDTLYGSDIAVHPDYRGQGIAQKLYARRKVLLKRLNLRRMVAGGRIPGYAEVSKKMTPDAYVQSVVRGERKDQALSAHLKAGYKVLSVNFAYLNDAESMSYATHLEMANPDFDPAKRMIAGGPIRRPVRKVRVCAAQYQMRSITCWDDLERQVHFFAETANEYHCHYLLMPELFTAQLFSALPRDMTSQDAVWEVAKHAEDYRKMFIKLAAEFGLYIIGGSTPVEVDGELQNICYLFTPSGGVYQQEKLHITSVERLCYNTQPGDKLRVFDTPLGRIGIVVCYDVEFPELVRLLALNGIEILFVPFATDERKSYFRVRLCAQARAVENVIYVVLAGCVGNLPQVKSFLINYGQAGVFTPCDVPFPKDGILAEAEPNAETVVVAELDLNNLTQQRDLGSVLPMQDRRGDLYQLTSRVPVEVVHVR, from the coding sequence ATGTCTGAGAAACCCGCACCCGCCGTCAAGGTCCGCCGCTGGAAAGCCGCCGACATCCCGGCGCTGCTTGCGTGCCAAAAGGCGTCTTATCCGAACATCTCCATCGAGAGCCTGCAGGACGACCGCAAGCTGAAGATGCAGCTCGCCGCGTTCCCCGAGGGGCAGTTGTTGGTGGAGGCTGATGGCAAGATCGTCGGCTACGCCACTTCGCTGATCGTCCAGCTCGACGACGACTCCCCCTGGTACTCGTACGACGAGATCACCGGCGTCGGCACGTTCAGCACCCACACCCCCAGCGGCGACACGCTGTACGGGTCGGACATCGCCGTCCACCCGGACTACCGCGGGCAGGGGATAGCGCAAAAGCTGTACGCGCGGCGCAAGGTGCTGCTCAAGCGGCTTAACCTTAGGCGGATGGTGGCCGGCGGGCGGATCCCCGGGTACGCCGAGGTTTCTAAGAAGATGACCCCCGACGCGTATGTGCAGTCGGTCGTCCGGGGCGAGCGAAAAGACCAAGCCCTCTCGGCCCACCTGAAGGCGGGCTACAAGGTGCTGAGCGTGAACTTCGCGTACCTGAACGACGCGGAGAGCATGAGTTACGCCACGCACCTGGAGATGGCCAACCCCGACTTCGACCCCGCCAAGCGGATGATCGCCGGCGGGCCCATCCGCCGCCCCGTGCGCAAGGTGCGCGTGTGCGCGGCCCAGTACCAGATGCGCAGCATCACCTGCTGGGACGACCTGGAGCGGCAGGTGCACTTCTTTGCCGAGACCGCCAACGAGTACCACTGCCACTACCTGCTGATGCCGGAGCTTTTCACCGCGCAGCTCTTCAGCGCGCTGCCCCGCGACATGACCTCGCAGGACGCGGTGTGGGAGGTCGCCAAGCACGCAGAAGACTACCGCAAGATGTTCATCAAGCTGGCCGCGGAGTTCGGCCTGTACATCATCGGCGGCTCGACGCCGGTCGAGGTAGACGGCGAGCTGCAGAACATCTGCTACTTGTTCACCCCCAGCGGGGGCGTGTACCAGCAAGAGAAGCTGCACATCACCAGCGTCGAACGGCTGTGCTACAACACCCAGCCGGGGGACAAGCTGCGGGTGTTCGACACGCCGCTAGGGCGGATCGGCATCGTGGTGTGCTACGACGTTGAGTTCCCGGAGCTGGTGCGGCTGCTGGCGCTCAACGGCATCGAGATCTTGTTCGTCCCCTTCGCCACGGACGAACGCAAGAGCTACTTCCGCGTGCGGCTCTGCGCCCAGGCCCGCGCGGTCGAGAACGTCATTTATGTGGTGCTGGCGGGCTGCGTGGGGAACCTGCCGCAGGTGAAGAGCTTCCTCATCAACTACGGCCAGGCGGGCGTCTTCACGCCGTGCGACGTGCCGTTCCCGAAGGACGGCATCCTGGCCGAGGCGGAGCCCAACGCCGAAACGGTGGTGGTTGCGGAGCTGGACCTGAACAACCTCACCCAGCAGCGCGACCTGGGCTCGGTGCTGCCGATGCAAGACCGCCGCGGCGACCTGTACCAACTCACCAGCCGGGTGCCGGTGGAGGTGGTGCACGTGCGTTAG
- a CDS encoding Uma2 family endonuclease, producing MAALRQYQLISVDEYLAGELTSDVKHEYLGGHVYAMAGARNAHNLIAGNFFLALGVRLRSKPCQPFNSDTKVKIYTPTQTRFYYPDGMVVCSPNPQHDSHQDQPVVVAEVLSKSSRRTDEGEKLDYYRMIPSLRVYLVIEQEEPRVVAHRRVDQGFAREEHLGLDAVIPLPEIAAELPLAELYQRVEFSPEPDDDPR from the coding sequence ATGGCCGCGCTGAGACAATACCAGCTTATCTCTGTAGACGAATACCTCGCCGGGGAACTCACCTCCGATGTGAAGCACGAGTACCTGGGCGGGCACGTCTACGCGATGGCGGGTGCGAGGAACGCTCACAATCTCATCGCAGGTAATTTTTTTCTCGCACTTGGAGTGCGGCTCCGTAGCAAACCCTGCCAGCCGTTCAACTCCGACACCAAAGTTAAGATTTATACTCCCACGCAGACGCGGTTCTACTACCCAGACGGCATGGTGGTTTGTTCCCCGAACCCACAGCACGACTCGCATCAGGATCAACCCGTCGTCGTTGCAGAAGTGCTCTCTAAATCGTCACGTCGGACCGACGAAGGAGAGAAGCTAGACTACTACCGCATGATCCCTTCGCTGCGGGTCTACCTTGTCATTGAGCAAGAAGAACCACGGGTTGTTGCGCACCGCCGCGTTGACCAGGGTTTCGCTCGCGAAGAACACCTCGGCCTCGACGCTGTGATCCCATTGCCAGAGATCGCGGCCGAGCTCCCGCTGGCGGAGCTCTACCAGCGGGTTGAGTTCTCTCCGGAGCCAGACGACGACCCGCGTTAG
- a CDS encoding multiheme c-type cytochrome has translation MPAPRTGRVWLGACVALAGLAAVIWIESTRPARAAGPAGQSTVELKGEAQVDPNAPPVRFVATGQEDAKKPLNRKHAPPPDPIEANGPIFVDWPKPDAALVLTGEQQGYLEPCGCAGLTNQKGGLKRRSTFLKQLRADGWPVVALDAGGQVKRYGPQAQIKFRRALESLAELGYQGVGLGAQDLRMEVLGVALNFEPGANPLVSANVGLLDFDPDFSRRFATAEAGGMKFGYTSVLADAQAAKLGEVPDATILKAADGLAQAMPGLEQAGCDELVLMVYGNRDEATALAKKFPQFRWVVAALGADEPPHLPTKIEGTNAYLIEVGHKGMYAVTIGFYRTGDTPFRYQKVPLDHRFEDAQDMQAMLESYQLELKNLGLNALGAKPLPDPGGQKFAGSAACQDCHSAAWEVFEKTPHAHATQTLVDLEPARHFDPECLSCHVVGWSPQKYQPYASGYTSLEATPHLLDQGCENCHGPAARHVAAENYEIDIDDAGREALRQALRMEILENEGNKTGQVLGRVVNNCLECHDLDNSPDFDFQPYWEEVKHYGKD, from the coding sequence ATGCCAGCCCCTCGAACCGGCCGGGTATGGCTGGGCGCCTGCGTGGCGCTCGCCGGGCTGGCGGCGGTGATCTGGATTGAGTCTACCCGCCCGGCACGCGCGGCGGGCCCCGCCGGCCAGAGCACGGTCGAGCTGAAGGGAGAGGCCCAGGTCGACCCCAACGCCCCGCCGGTGCGTTTTGTCGCCACGGGGCAAGAAGACGCCAAGAAGCCGCTGAACCGCAAGCACGCCCCCCCGCCCGACCCGATCGAGGCCAACGGGCCGATCTTTGTCGACTGGCCCAAGCCCGACGCGGCGCTGGTGCTCACCGGCGAGCAGCAGGGCTACCTAGAACCGTGCGGCTGCGCCGGCCTGACCAACCAGAAGGGGGGCCTGAAACGCCGCAGCACGTTCCTCAAACAACTGCGGGCCGACGGCTGGCCGGTGGTGGCCCTCGACGCCGGCGGCCAGGTGAAGCGTTACGGCCCGCAGGCGCAAATCAAGTTCCGCCGGGCGCTCGAGTCGCTGGCGGAGCTCGGCTACCAGGGGGTCGGCCTGGGGGCGCAGGACCTGCGGATGGAGGTGCTGGGGGTGGCGCTCAACTTCGAGCCGGGCGCCAACCCGCTGGTGTCCGCCAACGTCGGCCTGCTCGACTTCGACCCCGACTTCAGCCGCCGGTTCGCCACGGCCGAGGCGGGGGGGATGAAGTTCGGTTACACCTCGGTGCTGGCCGATGCGCAGGCGGCCAAGCTGGGGGAGGTCCCCGACGCAACCATCCTGAAGGCCGCGGACGGTCTCGCCCAGGCGATGCCGGGCCTCGAACAAGCCGGCTGCGACGAACTGGTGTTGATGGTGTACGGCAACCGCGACGAGGCCACGGCGCTCGCCAAGAAGTTCCCCCAGTTCCGCTGGGTCGTGGCGGCCCTGGGCGCGGACGAGCCCCCGCACCTGCCGACCAAGATCGAAGGGACCAACGCCTACCTGATCGAGGTGGGTCACAAAGGGATGTACGCGGTGACGATCGGCTTCTACCGCACGGGAGACACCCCGTTCCGCTACCAGAAGGTGCCGCTAGACCACCGCTTTGAGGACGCCCAGGACATGCAGGCCATGCTGGAGAGCTACCAGTTGGAGCTCAAGAACCTGGGCCTGAACGCCCTGGGCGCGAAGCCGCTGCCCGACCCCGGGGGGCAGAAGTTTGCCGGCAGCGCCGCCTGCCAAGACTGCCACTCCGCCGCCTGGGAGGTGTTTGAGAAGACCCCGCACGCCCACGCGACACAGACGCTGGTCGACCTCGAACCCGCCCGGCACTTCGACCCGGAGTGCCTGAGCTGCCACGTGGTGGGTTGGTCGCCGCAGAAGTACCAGCCCTACGCCTCGGGCTACACCAGCCTCGAAGCAACGCCCCACCTGCTCGACCAGGGCTGCGAGAACTGCCACGGCCCCGCCGCCCGCCACGTGGCGGCGGAGAACTACGAGATCGACATCGACGACGCCGGCCGCGAGGCGCTCCGCCAGGCGCTCCGCATGGAGATACTCGAGAACGAAGGCAACAAGACCGGCCAGGTGCTGGGCCGTGTCGTCAACAACTGCCTGGAGTGCCACGACCTTGACAACTCCCCCGACTTCGACTTCCAGCCGTACTGGGAAGAAGTGAAGCACTACGGGAAGGACTAA
- a CDS encoding DUF1573 domain-containing protein, with the protein MRLPLTFLIAILLGASVGGAWGYLRIGPSASVEQMIDTAQAPVPGEAPAAAVPAPRAYVDLQHYEFGVMQNGTTQSREFHFENRGNAPLELIAGQPTCKCTIGEVPSEPIPPGGSADVLVSWTPRALGDFRQTAPIITNDLRAPRIELTIHGEVIETAGLEPQQFDFGRIRAGEPATASALITSNDRDAFELSVETPTDADGKPLLTAETTPLTADELPEGAKSGYRITLGADGQLPLGYFSETVTLKTDLEDLPEVSPYALAHVEGDFSIRGPLFNQEASLLSLGVVSGSVGTATKMLIVLRGEHADALTLEVAEVDPAEIEVSLGEIEHPKPGLAHVRMEVRVPPGSPPVIRFGNDQTEYGEVRLKTNHPDSPVVNFRVRVAVQ; encoded by the coding sequence ATGCGTCTCCCCCTCACCTTCCTCATAGCAATCCTGCTCGGCGCCTCGGTCGGCGGGGCTTGGGGCTACCTGCGTATCGGCCCCTCCGCGAGCGTGGAGCAGATGATCGACACCGCCCAAGCCCCCGTGCCGGGCGAGGCGCCGGCGGCCGCCGTGCCCGCCCCCCGGGCGTACGTCGACCTGCAGCACTACGAGTTCGGCGTGATGCAGAACGGCACCACGCAGTCGCGCGAGTTCCACTTTGAGAACCGCGGCAATGCCCCGCTGGAGCTGATCGCCGGCCAGCCGACCTGCAAGTGCACCATCGGCGAGGTCCCCAGCGAGCCGATCCCGCCGGGAGGGTCGGCGGACGTGCTTGTCTCTTGGACCCCGCGGGCGTTGGGAGACTTCCGCCAAACGGCGCCGATCATCACCAACGACCTGCGGGCGCCGCGTATCGAGCTCACGATCCACGGTGAAGTGATCGAGACCGCCGGCCTCGAACCCCAGCAGTTCGACTTCGGCCGGATCCGCGCGGGCGAGCCGGCGACCGCTTCGGCGTTGATCACTTCGAACGATCGGGACGCGTTCGAGCTGTCGGTCGAGACCCCCACCGACGCCGACGGCAAGCCGTTGCTGACCGCCGAGACCACGCCGCTGACGGCGGACGAGCTGCCCGAGGGCGCCAAGTCGGGCTACCGGATCACGCTGGGCGCCGACGGCCAGCTTCCGCTGGGCTATTTTAGCGAGACCGTGACGCTTAAGACCGACCTAGAAGACCTGCCCGAGGTGAGCCCCTACGCCCTGGCCCATGTCGAGGGGGACTTCTCGATCCGCGGCCCCCTGTTCAATCAAGAGGCGAGCCTGCTGAGCCTGGGGGTCGTCTCCGGCAGCGTGGGGACGGCGACCAAGATGCTGATCGTGCTGCGGGGCGAGCACGCAGACGCGTTGACGCTGGAGGTGGCCGAGGTCGACCCCGCCGAGATCGAGGTTTCTTTGGGTGAGATCGAGCACCCGAAGCCGGGCCTGGCCCACGTTCGCATGGAAGTCCGCGTCCCCCCCGGGTCGCCGCCGGTCATCCGGTTCGGCAACGACCAAACGGAGTACGGCGAGGTCCGCCTGAAGACAAATCACCCCGATTCGCCGGTTGTCAACTTCCGCGTTCGCGTGGCCGTTCAATAG
- a CDS encoding type II toxin-antitoxin system HicA family toxin codes for MALNGQALRRPKTHSKQSCALSSLGGRGMSAKLPVVSSRELIRVLSKCGFSELADRGKGSHHFLTREDPPTSITIPRRSELPRGTLRAILRSADLSADELRRML; via the coding sequence ATGGCGCTCAACGGACAGGCGTTGAGGCGCCCAAAGACACACTCGAAGCAGAGTTGCGCGTTATCTAGCTTGGGCGGTCGTGGGATGAGCGCGAAGCTTCCAGTGGTTTCCTCGCGGGAATTAATCCGGGTGCTGAGCAAGTGCGGGTTCAGCGAACTAGCCGACCGCGGCAAAGGGAGCCATCATTTTTTGACACGCGAGGATCCGCCTACTTCGATCACCATCCCCCGGCGCTCTGAGCTTCCGCGAGGGACGCTCAGAGCGATCCTTCGAAGCGCGGACCTATCCGCCGACGAACTCCGTAGAATGCTATAG
- a CDS encoding type II toxin-antitoxin system HicB family antitoxin: MGRVASPPWRGPGAPQRMLAGQDQPVLGLRQTVPPLWTMRQIFLYPDHEDGGWTVEVPSLPGCISCGATREEAITNARDAIETWIDGAQRTGVEAPKDTLEAELRVI, translated from the coding sequence ATGGGGCGTGTGGCGTCTCCACCCTGGAGAGGCCCCGGCGCCCCACAAAGAATGCTAGCCGGCCAAGACCAGCCGGTGCTAGGATTGAGACAGACCGTACCCCCGCTCTGGACCATGCGACAGATATTCCTCTATCCCGATCACGAAGACGGCGGCTGGACGGTGGAAGTCCCGAGCCTCCCTGGCTGCATAAGCTGCGGAGCCACCCGGGAGGAAGCGATCACCAACGCTCGCGACGCGATTGAGACGTGGATCGATGGCGCTCAACGGACAGGCGTTGAGGCGCCCAAAGACACACTCGAAGCAGAGTTGCGCGTTATCTAG
- the proS gene encoding proline--tRNA ligase, whose product MAKTAISPTRAENYPEWYQQVIKGADLAENSDVRGCMVIKPWGYAIWENIQRRLDTMFKATGHENAYFPLFIPMSFLEKEAEHVEGFAKECAVVTHHRLEPDGKGGLQPAPSAKLDEPLIVRPTSETIIGATFARWVQSYRDLPILINQWANVVRWELRTRMFLRTTEFLWQEGHTVHATEEEARAETRQMLDVYAQFAEQHMAMPVIKGEKTAGERFPGAVATYSIEAMMQDRKALQAGTSHFLGQNFAKAQDIKFQNQAGEVQLAWTTSWGVSTRLVGGLIMTHADDDGLVLPPKLAPAHVVVLPMYKSDEERAEVLKYVGELKSGLEAQQYDGEPVRVRIDDRDLRGGDKKWQWVRRGVPLRVEIGPRDLADGAFPVSRRDSSERGPKMSAAQFIEAAPGLLAEIQQSLFDRANAERQAATQTIDSLKDFDAFFAEGAPGGLAYCHFTDGPEMEAHCKALKVTPRCVPIDGEAEAGKCIFSGAPSEKRALFARAY is encoded by the coding sequence ATGGCGAAGACGGCGATTTCTCCGACTCGTGCGGAAAACTACCCGGAGTGGTACCAGCAGGTCATCAAGGGCGCCGACCTGGCGGAAAACTCGGATGTGCGGGGCTGCATGGTCATTAAGCCGTGGGGGTACGCCATCTGGGAGAACATCCAGCGTCGGCTCGACACGATGTTCAAGGCCACCGGGCACGAGAACGCCTATTTCCCGCTGTTTATCCCGATGAGCTTCCTCGAGAAGGAGGCCGAGCACGTCGAGGGGTTCGCCAAGGAGTGCGCGGTGGTCACCCACCACCGCCTCGAACCCGACGGCAAAGGGGGCCTGCAGCCGGCGCCCAGCGCCAAGCTAGACGAGCCGCTGATCGTCCGGCCGACCAGCGAAACGATCATCGGCGCCACGTTCGCCCGCTGGGTGCAGAGCTACCGCGACCTGCCCATTCTCATCAACCAATGGGCCAACGTGGTGCGGTGGGAGCTGCGGACGCGGATGTTCCTCCGCACCACCGAGTTCCTCTGGCAGGAGGGGCACACCGTCCACGCCACCGAGGAGGAAGCCCGTGCCGAGACCCGCCAGATGCTCGATGTGTACGCGCAGTTCGCCGAGCAGCACATGGCGATGCCGGTGATCAAGGGAGAAAAGACGGCCGGCGAGCGGTTCCCCGGCGCGGTGGCCACCTACTCCATCGAGGCCATGATGCAGGACCGCAAGGCCCTGCAAGCAGGCACCAGCCACTTCCTGGGCCAGAACTTCGCCAAGGCGCAGGACATCAAGTTCCAGAACCAAGCGGGTGAAGTGCAGCTTGCCTGGACCACAAGCTGGGGCGTCTCTACCCGGCTGGTGGGGGGGCTAATCATGACCCACGCAGACGACGACGGCCTGGTGCTCCCCCCCAAGCTGGCCCCGGCGCACGTGGTGGTGCTGCCGATGTACAAGAGTGACGAAGAACGTGCCGAGGTGCTGAAGTACGTCGGCGAGCTCAAGTCGGGCCTGGAAGCCCAGCAATACGACGGCGAGCCGGTGCGCGTGCGCATCGACGACCGCGACCTCCGCGGCGGCGACAAGAAGTGGCAATGGGTCAGGCGGGGCGTGCCGCTGCGGGTCGAGATCGGCCCGCGCGACCTGGCCGACGGGGCGTTCCCGGTGAGCCGGCGCGACAGCAGCGAGCGGGGCCCAAAGATGTCTGCGGCCCAGTTCATCGAGGCGGCGCCGGGGCTGCTGGCCGAGATCCAGCAGTCGCTCTTCGACCGCGCAAACGCCGAGCGGCAGGCCGCTACCCAAACGATCGACAGCCTGAAGGACTTCGACGCGTTCTTCGCCGAGGGGGCGCCGGGGGGCCTGGCCTACTGCCACTTCACCGACGGCCCCGAGATGGAGGCCCACTGCAAAGCGCTGAAGGTGACCCCCCGCTGCGTGCCGATCGACGGCGAGGCGGAAGCGGGCAAGTGCATCTTTAGCGGGGCGCCCAGCGAGAAGCGGGCCCTCTTCGCTCGGGCTTACTAG
- a CDS encoding 3'-5' exoribonuclease YhaM family protein, with protein sequence MSERRYVTQFAHNEQVRQTFMASEKQLRPNRNGNLYLQLELSDRSGAIGTRMWNANESDFKGFDNGDYVVAEGTTQLFQGNMQMIIKSIRKARPDEVIEADFLVLQDAEVEKMAARLAEVLRGINTPELKNLCECYLMDDQFMGKFTRAPAGMKNHHAYTGGLLDHVLSLCELVLLIAPRYPQLDGDKLLVGAFLHDAAKTEELAYDRDISYTDEGQMLGHMVIGITMLDDKIREAERLSGEPFPKALGMELKHMIISHHGEYAYGSSKLPMTLEAIALHQLDNLDAKLASSSQLINDCLNGESHWTQYFPNIDRKLWKGEREG encoded by the coding sequence ATGTCAGAGCGTCGGTACGTTACGCAGTTCGCCCACAACGAGCAGGTCCGCCAGACGTTCATGGCGAGTGAGAAGCAGTTGCGCCCCAACCGCAACGGCAACCTCTACCTGCAGCTCGAGCTGTCGGACCGCAGCGGCGCCATCGGCACGCGGATGTGGAACGCCAACGAGTCGGACTTCAAGGGCTTCGACAACGGCGACTACGTGGTGGCGGAGGGGACCACCCAGCTCTTCCAGGGCAACATGCAGATGATCATCAAGAGCATCCGCAAGGCCCGCCCCGACGAGGTGATCGAGGCCGACTTCTTGGTGCTGCAGGACGCCGAGGTCGAGAAGATGGCCGCCCGCCTGGCGGAGGTGCTCCGCGGCATCAACACGCCGGAGCTGAAGAACCTGTGCGAGTGCTACCTGATGGACGACCAGTTCATGGGCAAGTTCACCCGCGCCCCGGCCGGCATGAAGAACCACCACGCCTACACCGGCGGGCTGTTGGACCACGTGCTGAGCCTGTGCGAGCTGGTGCTGCTGATCGCGCCGCGCTACCCCCAGCTCGACGGCGACAAGCTGCTGGTGGGCGCGTTCCTGCACGACGCCGCCAAGACCGAAGAGCTGGCCTACGACCGGGACATCTCCTACACGGACGAGGGCCAGATGCTGGGCCACATGGTGATCGGCATTACCATGCTGGACGACAAGATCCGCGAAGCGGAGCGCTTGTCCGGCGAGCCCTTCCCCAAGGCGCTGGGCATGGAGCTCAAGCACATGATCATCAGCCACCACGGCGAGTACGCCTACGGCAGCTCGAAGCTGCCGATGACGCTCGAAGCGATCGCGCTGCACCAGCTCGATAACCTCGACGCCAAGCTGGCCAGCAGCAGCCAACTCATCAACGACTGCCTCAACGGCGAGAGCCATTGGACGCAGTATTTCCCAAACATCGACCGCAAGCTGTGGAAGGGCGAGCGGGAGGGGTGA
- a CDS encoding DUF433 domain-containing protein, with protein sequence MPKLQYDVEAAMRIEDPRDLPAYTLSELSRHLRVPRSKVRSWLGGEVAGGLHGTPIIHLPAAKGRIFSFFNLVEAFLLAGVSRPDIPLFRVREALQAVGMETGWERPLIQEEFQLRGTPLFIERLAPFVEPAVCESVLKDVFPVRFQRIEWQDSLAACVAPFTRREGRSPADRPIVIDYRRSFGRPILCAIGVPTEIIYGRWIGGDTQEEIADDFGCDRSAIEEALCYEAAAQRAA encoded by the coding sequence ATGCCGAAACTTCAGTATGATGTCGAAGCAGCAATGCGGATCGAGGATCCACGCGATTTACCCGCATACACTCTTTCCGAGTTGAGCCGCCATTTGAGGGTCCCGCGGTCGAAGGTCCGTTCTTGGCTAGGCGGCGAAGTGGCTGGGGGGCTCCATGGGACGCCAATCATCCATTTGCCCGCGGCAAAGGGTCGCATTTTTAGCTTCTTCAATCTCGTCGAGGCCTTTTTGCTTGCCGGAGTCAGCAGGCCGGACATCCCACTGTTTCGTGTCCGCGAAGCGCTTCAAGCGGTAGGGATGGAAACCGGCTGGGAGCGTCCCCTGATTCAAGAAGAGTTTCAGTTGCGGGGAACGCCTCTGTTCATTGAGAGGCTGGCCCCCTTTGTCGAGCCGGCCGTTTGCGAAAGCGTCTTGAAAGACGTATTTCCTGTCCGGTTTCAACGGATTGAATGGCAAGACTCGCTGGCCGCCTGCGTTGCTCCGTTCACGCGGCGCGAAGGCCGATCGCCCGCCGATCGACCAATCGTGATCGACTACCGACGGTCTTTTGGGCGCCCCATCCTATGCGCAATCGGGGTTCCTACAGAGATCATCTACGGCCGCTGGATCGGGGGAGACACTCAGGAAGAGATTGCGGACGACTTCGGTTGCGATCGGTCCGCTATCGAGGAAGCGCTTTGCTATGAAGCAGCCGCCCAAAGGGCGGCCTAA
- a CDS encoding PIN-like domain-containing protein, translating into MKQPPKGRPKRQPIFFIDQSIGAKVLHHALMRLGARVRIHDHHFGQGTPDEEWLSKVGEKGWVVLTQDEHILTRPIEVEALFRANTHVFVLRGKNLNGQEIADAFCKALPDMTALASAKQPPFLARVTRDGTIAAIECYGQLARRIVPPD; encoded by the coding sequence ATGAAGCAGCCGCCCAAAGGGCGGCCTAAACGGCAGCCGATCTTCTTTATCGACCAGAGCATCGGCGCAAAGGTGCTGCATCACGCGCTCATGCGACTGGGCGCCCGGGTCAGAATCCATGATCATCACTTTGGCCAAGGCACCCCAGACGAAGAATGGCTTTCGAAAGTTGGAGAGAAGGGCTGGGTCGTGCTGACGCAGGATGAACACATTCTCACACGGCCGATCGAGGTAGAGGCGCTCTTCAGAGCAAACACCCACGTCTTCGTGCTCCGAGGGAAGAACCTGAACGGCCAAGAAATTGCAGATGCATTCTGCAAGGCACTTCCCGACATGACGGCGCTAGCCTCTGCGAAGCAGCCGCCATTCCTCGCCAGAGTAACAAGAGACGGGACGATTGCTGCGATTGAATGCTACGGCCAGCTTGCTCGGCGAATCGTTCCTCCCGACTAG